In Musa acuminata AAA Group cultivar baxijiao chromosome BXJ2-10, Cavendish_Baxijiao_AAA, whole genome shotgun sequence, a genomic segment contains:
- the LOC135625682 gene encoding agglutinin-like: MMETLKSALRMNRGEGGFGALDLLLCNLLLLDSVGEHDVLGELDDGDVSLLLARAIRNLERSASYRATCFFSTLLKNSMEAGVLQQGPWGGNGGKTWNMRQADHISNVKIHYNDAVFAFDFTFTVDGKKKTIHVGGDAPQYNEITLEEDEYFTFISGHFKTMWTTNVFITQLTLETNKGNSVSAGNSIGSHFSLNLEDEGKILGFFGREGSTIDAIEGRMVKVGPWGGNGGNVWDMGQADHITKLRIYYGDNIVGLEITYILNGNSHTYKRGTTTGASKEIILEEDEYFTSISGYFHALSNYQRHAIVMLLTLDTNKGASISVGNKTGSSFALTLEEGSRILGFFGRAGTAIDAIGIHCSLPN; encoded by the exons ATGATGGAAACACTCAAATCTGCCCTAAGGATGAATCGAGGCGAGGGGGGATTTGGAGCGCTCGACCTCCTACTGTGCAACCTGCTTCTTCTCGACAGCGTTGGCGAACATGACGTCCTAGGAGAGTTGGATGATGGCGACGTGTCTCTCCTACTGGCACGAGCAATAAGGAATTTGGAGCGCTCAGCCTCCTACCGTGCAACCTGCTTCTTCTCGACGTTATTGAAGAACTCAATGGAG GCGGGCGTGCTCCAGCAAGGACCATGGGGTGGCAACGGCGGCAAAACCTGGAATATGAGACAGGCGGATCACATTAGCaacgtcaaaattcattacaacgATGCCGTATTCGCGTTTGACTTCACCTTCACCGTCGACGGCAAGAAGAAGACCATCCACGTCGGAGGTGATGCACCCCAGTACAATGAG ATTACTCTAGAGGAGGACGAATACTTCACTTTCATCTCTGGACATTTCAAGACGATGTGGACGACAAACGTTTTCATAACACAACTTACCCTTGAGACCAACAAGGGCAATTCTGTGAGCGCCGGCAATTCGATTGGCAGTCATTTCTCCCTAAATCTAGAGGATGAGGGTAAGATTCTAGGCTTCTTCGGACGTGAAGGTTCTACCATCGATGCCATCGAG GGGAGAATGGTGAAGGTGGGGCCATGGGGTGGCAACGGAGGGAATGTGTGGGATATGGGACAAGCCGACCACATTACCAAACTTCGAATCTATTACGGAGATAACATTGTGGGGTTGGAGATTACCTACATTCTTAACGGTAATTCCCACACCTACAAACGTGGAACCACCACCGGCGCTTCCAAGGAG ATCATCCTTGAGGAGGACGAGTACTTCACTTCTATCTCCGGATACTTTCATGCATTATCCAATTATCAGCGACATGCAATTGTGATGTTGCTTACTCTTGATACCAACAAGGGTGCATCCATAAGTGTTGGTAACAAGACTGGCTCTTCCTTCGCCCTTACTTTAGAGGAGGGGAGTAGGATTCTGGGCTTCTTTGGGCGAGCTGGTACAGCCATTGACGCTATTGGGATTCACTGCTCATTGCCTAACTAA